From Camelus ferus isolate YT-003-E chromosome 15, BCGSAC_Cfer_1.0, whole genome shotgun sequence, the proteins below share one genomic window:
- the LOC116669061 gene encoding uncharacterized protein LOC116669061: MTISLLGQSLWGSCSACRWGGCTFLDFSPVLLRRVRSAEWMTVGYGRRRNLSECEGSRENPTWCAAGTSRTPRGPFPKTVGSAVAGNAPPDLNLASRGGARAEAAPRSPSGRDRLRNRFADGGQATERARRRLPSRISRGPPAPRVPRGAGSRCDVRDARRARQVSEPSRRGCRRVRGRCGRRRVRRGRLSGRAGRRLRARHDTDGPSEPRRPPS, encoded by the exons ATGACTATCTCACTGCTTGGCCAGAGTTTATGGGGTAGTTGCTCTGCGTGTAGATGGGGGGGTTGCACTTTTCTCGACTTTTCTCCTGTGTTACTGAGGAGGGTGAGGAGCGCTGAATGGATGACTGTTGGGTATG GTCGACGAAGAAACCTTAGTGAGTGCGAAGGCTCCAGAGAGAACCCCACGTGGTGTGCAGCAGGGACAAGCCGGACACCGCGTGGTCCGTTTCCAAAAACCGTGGGGTCTGCAGTGGCAGGAAACGCACCACCAGACCTCAACCTGGCATCTCGGGGAGGAGCCAG GGCTGAGGCGGCGCCGCGGAGCCCGAGCGGCCGTGACAGGCTGCGCAACAGGTTCGCTGACGGCGGCCAGGCGACGGAGCGGGCGCGGCGGCGGCTGCCGAGCAGGATCTCCCGGGGTCCGCCCGCGCCGCGGGTGCCGAGGGGCGCGGGATCGCGCTGTGACGTGCGGGACGCGCGGCGGGCGCGCCAGGTGAGTGAACCCTCTCGCCGGGGCTGCCGCAGGGTGCGGGGCAGGTGCGGGCGCCGCCGCGTCCGCCGCGGGAGGCTGTCGGGCCGGGCTGGGAGGCGGCTGCGCGCCCGGCACGACACGGACGGGCCCTCGGAGCCCCGGCGGCCCCCGAGCTAG